The Phacochoerus africanus isolate WHEZ1 chromosome 3, ROS_Pafr_v1, whole genome shotgun sequence genome window below encodes:
- the LOC125121986 gene encoding uncharacterized protein LOC125121986 produces the protein MVAPRREELDGGLAAQQPRRGSISPGNPCGRRWRCRALPPPGTSSSSCLSPPLGGVTASACRSPGWAGGRAQAPRPLWRLGKRFVEEAERTERRRCQAPGVHLRGRRSGRGSLGGGGGSIVLRAAVSVPETWIQNAGQGGDSRVRIQVEWRPHSQRGDEGGLLSSPPHPHVEARKERKTSQRHPAKVSRKQESRSQPPAPWGQDCQLPEDLVLHGCTPTQLAPSTQHPALSTQHSAWCRAYGQ, from the exons ATGGTGGCCCCAAGG CGGGAGGAGCTTGACGGGGGCCTCGCGGCGCAGCAGCCCCGACGTGGCTCCATCTCCCCCGGAAACCCCTGCGGGAGGCGCTGGCGCTGCAGGGCGCTTCCACCCCCGGGGACTTCCTCCAGCAgctgcctctctcctcccctcggCGGCGTGACAGCCTCGGCCTGCCGGTCTCCCGGATGGGCTGGGGGGCGGGCACAGGCACCCCGGCCACTTTGGAGGCTCGGGAAGAGGTTCGTAGAAGAGGCTGAGCGGACGGAGCGGAGGCGGTGCCAGGCGCCAGGCGTCCACCTGCGAGGAAGGCGCAGCGGCCGTGGGAGCCTgggcggcggtggcggcagcaTTGTGCTCCGAGCTGcagtgagtgt CCCAGAGACCTGGATTCAGAATGCAGGCCAGGGAGGAGATTCCAGAGTCCGGATCCAGGTGGAATGGAGGCCACATTCACAGAGGGGGGATGAAGGGGGGctgctctcctccccaccccacccccacgtaGAAGCAAGAAAAGAACGGAAAACTTCCCAGAGGCATCCAGCAAAGGTGTCAAGGAAACAAGAGAGCAGGTCACAGCCACCAGCTCCCTGGGGACAGG ATTGCCAGCTCCCAGAGGACCTCGTCCTTCATGGTTGCACTCCCACCCAGctagcacccagcacccagcacccagcactcAGCACCCAGCACTCAGCATGGTGCAGGGCCTATGGTCAATAA